The proteins below come from a single Bacilli bacterium PM5-9 genomic window:
- a CDS encoding aspartate carbamoyltransferase catalytic subunit (product_source=KO:K00609; cath_funfam=3.40.50.1370; cog=COG0540; ko=KO:K00609; pfam=PF00185,PF02729; superfamily=53671; tigrfam=TIGR00670), translating into MSLFNLRNYSKDDIIELLDLALEFKNGKEIDFQQRKVVANLFFEPSTRTHYSFDMAAKRLGCQTISFNPAGSSLAKNETFYDTVKFFEAIKPDALVIRHKEDNYYKQFKNIEIPIINGGDGVCNHPTQSLLDLLTIYENFKTISDLKILIVGDIKHSRVAHTNIEVLERLGNEVYLTSAKPFQEKDLFFVDFDEYIDKVDVVMLLRVQFERHQEADGLSYDTYLDEYGLSESRYDKLKDNAIILHPAPFNRGVEIAGSLVEREKSKIFEQMSNGLFLRMAVLYNELK; encoded by the coding sequence ATGAGCTTATTTAATCTACGCAATTATTCAAAAGATGATATTATTGAGTTGTTGGACTTGGCTTTAGAGTTTAAAAATGGAAAAGAAATCGACTTTCAACAAAGGAAAGTGGTTGCTAATTTGTTTTTTGAACCAAGTACAAGGACACATTATTCTTTTGATATGGCAGCTAAACGATTGGGTTGCCAAACAATTAGTTTTAATCCAGCAGGTAGTAGTCTTGCAAAAAATGAAACATTTTATGACACTGTTAAATTTTTTGAAGCAATTAAACCTGATGCTTTAGTTATTCGACATAAAGAAGATAATTATTATAAACAATTTAAAAATATAGAGATCCCTATTATTAATGGCGGAGATGGTGTTTGTAACCATCCAACACAATCTTTATTGGATTTGTTGACAATCTATGAGAATTTCAAAACTATTAGTGATTTAAAAATTTTAATAGTTGGTGATATAAAACATTCTCGAGTTGCTCATACCAATATTGAAGTACTAGAAAGATTAGGTAATGAAGTTTATCTTACAAGTGCTAAGCCATTTCAAGAAAAGGATCTTTTTTTTGTAGATTTTGATGAATACATTGATAAAGTCGATGTAGTAATGTTGTTGAGAGTACAATTTGAAAGACATCAAGAGGCAGATGGTTTATCTTATGATACTTATTTAGATGAGTATGGATTAAGTGAAAGTCGTTATGATAAATTAAAAGATAATGCTATTATCTTACATCCTGCTCCTTTTAATAGAGGTGTTGAGATAGCTGGAAGTTTAGTAGAAAGAGAAAAGTCTAAAATATTTGAGCAAATGTCTAATGGATTGTTTTTAAGAATGGCGGTGCTTTATAATGAGCTTAAATAA
- a CDS encoding hypothetical protein (product_source=Hypo-rule applied; cath_funfam=1.10.10.10; superfamily=47266; transmembrane_helix_parts=Inside_1_10,TMhelix_11_28,Outside_29_304): protein MKNKKGMIQKLLVVIFMVVFIIVFFIALENDKIKRIEKSIVNFQTEYQQYISDEITVKKLDKLVESSSFSSNSLSKFYQNFKSNTLKKFEEDYLSELYIFNFLKNEDTTSFTKGNNNYFNKLIESNNNYALELEEKNDVETLKKFSKNNRILQRIASNELRNDSRVIAEYTNAKNNKGTTVAIMDDCFYNQYSIQWSIDKELSTKYCNKLKLSNCNNIIKNKPSLIGYTLNNPKAINSKRLYVDYVSYQKNDFRLDKQNQLKASEANYNVYAEVYYKEILGRKIYKYNVVLIEKDYELNCKLPK, encoded by the coding sequence ATGAAAAATAAAAAAGGTATGATACAGAAACTATTAGTAGTTATTTTTATGGTTGTTTTTATAATTGTCTTTTTTATTGCTTTAGAAAATGATAAAATAAAGCGTATTGAAAAGAGTATTGTAAATTTTCAAACCGAATATCAACAATATATTAGTGATGAAATAACTGTAAAGAAACTTGATAAATTAGTTGAATCTAGTTCTTTTAGCAGTAACTCTTTATCAAAGTTTTATCAAAACTTTAAGAGTAATACTTTGAAAAAATTTGAAGAAGATTATTTATCTGAATTATATATATTTAATTTTCTAAAAAATGAAGATACTACGAGTTTTACTAAAGGAAACAATAATTATTTTAATAAATTGATAGAAAGTAATAATAATTATGCCTTAGAATTAGAAGAAAAAAATGATGTTGAAACTTTAAAAAAGTTTTCAAAAAATAATAGAATATTACAAAGAATCGCAAGTAATGAATTAAGAAATGATTCAAGAGTTATTGCAGAATATACGAATGCTAAAAATAATAAAGGCACAACAGTAGCAATTATGGATGATTGTTTTTATAATCAATATTCTATTCAATGGTCAATTGATAAAGAACTATCAACAAAATACTGCAATAAACTGAAGCTTTCAAATTGTAATAATATTATAAAAAATAAGCCTAGTCTTATTGGATATACCTTAAACAATCCAAAAGCAATTAATAGTAAGCGTTTATATGTTGATTATGTTTCATATCAAAAAAATGATTTTAGATTAGATAAACAAAACCAATTAAAAGCAAGTGAAGCAAATTATAATGTTTATGCTGAAGTTTATTATAAAGAAATTTTAGGTCGTAAAATTTATAAATATAATGTTGTTTTAATTGAAAAAGATTATGAATTAAATTGTAAATTACCAAAATAA
- a CDS encoding small subunit ribosomal protein S1 (product_source=KO:K02945; cath_funfam=2.40.50.140; cog=COG0539; ko=KO:K02945; pfam=PF00575,PF13509; smart=SM00316; superfamily=50249): protein MKNVVGSIYTGEIVHKDQNSYLVDLGIGFDAILNKEEAEGELEVGDQVDVIVAYYVKDDYFVSMKGVSRKKRTEELDALIGTDQTTRGKVTSYKNKRFIVDLGNGAKGSVYVKNMDTKFIEDGSGYIGNEYDFLIVEKSRRGFEDYDLNRRDLLVKEHALAKEEFNSKYHVGDKVVGKVVEAIEAGIILDVDGTNCFIPRSEIAHYALKEMPEVGTEFEAIVKEVQERSLSLKGSIKELQSHPFEQAKDLKIGDIIKGKISRIVEYGIFTEIFDHLDGLVHISEVSYEHTKDLSNFEAGQDIEVKVINVDNDKRKIGLSIKRLQPSPYEYLKEKVNVGDTISVLIKRITENGIRVMVMDNFYTTIINEDIHDFSKIKPTLRINDRLEVIVMELDDENEKVVLSNEEFVKKEYELLEQSI from the coding sequence ATGAAAAATGTTGTTGGAAGTATTTATACAGGGGAAATTGTTCACAAAGATCAAAATTCATATTTAGTTGATTTAGGAATTGGATTTGATGCGATTTTAAACAAGGAAGAAGCAGAAGGTGAACTTGAGGTTGGAGATCAAGTTGATGTAATTGTTGCTTACTATGTTAAGGATGATTACTTTGTTTCAATGAAAGGTGTATCTCGTAAAAAGCGTACTGAAGAATTAGATGCTTTAATTGGTACAGATCAAACAACACGTGGAAAGGTTACGTCATATAAAAATAAACGTTTCATTGTTGATTTAGGAAATGGAGCTAAAGGTAGTGTTTATGTAAAAAACATGGATACAAAGTTCATTGAAGATGGTTCTGGTTATATTGGAAATGAATATGATTTTTTAATTGTTGAAAAATCAAGAAGAGGTTTTGAGGATTATGATTTAAATCGTCGTGATTTATTAGTTAAAGAACATGCACTTGCTAAAGAAGAATTTAATAGTAAATACCATGTTGGAGATAAGGTAGTAGGAAAAGTAGTAGAAGCTATTGAAGCAGGAATTATTTTAGATGTTGATGGAACAAATTGTTTTATTCCTCGTTCTGAAATTGCTCATTATGCTTTAAAAGAAATGCCTGAAGTTGGTACTGAATTTGAAGCTATTGTTAAAGAAGTTCAAGAGCGTTCATTAAGTTTAAAAGGATCAATAAAAGAATTACAGTCTCATCCATTTGAACAAGCTAAAGACCTTAAAATTGGAGATATCATTAAAGGTAAAATTTCAAGAATTGTTGAGTATGGTATTTTTACTGAAATTTTTGATCATTTAGATGGATTAGTTCATATTAGTGAAGTTAGTTATGAGCATACAAAAGATTTATCAAATTTTGAAGCTGGTCAAGATATTGAAGTTAAAGTTATCAATGTTGATAATGATAAAAGAAAAATTGGTTTATCAATTAAAAGATTACAACCTTCTCCATACGAATATTTAAAAGAAAAAGTAAATGTTGGAGATACAATTAGTGTTTTAATTAAAAGAATAACTGAAAATGGTATTAGAGTAATGGTGATGGATAATTTCTATACTACTATTATTAATGAAGATATTCATGATTTCTCTAAAATAAAACCAACACTTAGAATTAACGATCGTTTAGAAGTTATTGTAATGGAATTAGATGATGAAAACGAAAAAGTTGTTTTAAGTAATGAAGAGTTTGTAAAAAAAGAATATGAATTATTAGAACAAAGTATTTAA
- a CDS encoding TrmH family RNA methyltransferase (product_source=KO:K03437; cath_funfam=3.30.1330.30,3.40.1280.10; cog=COG0566; ko=KO:K03437; pfam=PF00588; superfamily=75217): MELISSISNQKIKEIKKLRMKKYRDKNKEFIVEGEHLVEEAINNDSLKTIITMDVDYVNSDYEVIYVSDIVMKSLSLLSSIPRLIGICQIIDSEVNLEKNLVVLDGIQDPGNLGTIIRNALAFNLNNLIFGLDCVDIYNPKVIQASQGALFQINFEYCNLKENILTLKDNNYTLIGTSLENGIELKKDTVCNNKKAYYFGNEGQGIKKEILDLMDVNYFIEINNIESLNVACASAIIFYQFQ, translated from the coding sequence ATGGAATTAATAAGTTCAATATCAAATCAAAAAATAAAAGAAATAAAAAAATTGCGAATGAAAAAATATCGTGATAAAAATAAAGAGTTTATTGTTGAAGGAGAACACTTAGTTGAAGAAGCAATAAACAATGATAGTTTAAAAACAATAATTACAATGGATGTAGATTATGTTAATAGTGATTATGAAGTTATTTATGTAAGTGATATTGTAATGAAAAGTCTTAGTTTATTATCTTCAATTCCTCGATTAATTGGTATATGTCAAATTATTGATAGTGAAGTTAATCTTGAAAAAAACCTTGTTGTTTTAGATGGTATTCAAGATCCAGGAAACTTAGGAACGATTATTAGAAATGCGTTAGCATTTAACTTAAATAACTTGATTTTTGGTTTAGATTGTGTTGATATTTATAATCCAAAAGTAATTCAGGCTAGTCAAGGAGCTTTATTTCAAATCAATTTTGAATATTGTAATTTAAAAGAAAATATTTTAACTTTAAAGGATAATAATTACACCTTAATTGGCACATCACTTGAGAATGGAATTGAATTAAAAAAAGATACTGTATGTAATAATAAAAAAGCATATTATTTTGGTAATGAAGGGCAAGGAATAAAAAAAGAGATTTTAGATTTAATGGATGTTAATTATTTTATTGAAATAAATAATATTGAATCATTAAATGTTGCTTGTGCCTCAGCAATAATTTTTTATCAGTTTCAATAA
- a CDS encoding serine/alanine adding enzyme (product_source=KO:K05363; cath_funfam=2.60.120.260; cog=COG2348; ko=KO:K05363; pfam=PF02388,PF13480; superfamily=55729) → MELILNVNEKEFNDFVLKNNPTNIMQTSYWAKVKDVDWKPHYLVFKENGNIVASALLLERKAFLSYSMFYCSRGFILDYSNEDILASVIKLSKDYVKKNRGFVLRFDPEIALYKKDCRTMEVIENNEETFKMLSKHAKSTGLNKNMDSTFQPRFQMVVNLKDGELKEKVKSKKRRLVNDTYLETRGYQIIDNTCVEGVKEFARLSKLTEEKQGVALRNEEYFMKMYNAFKDDGYIKIYMAQVNVDELIEYNKTLKDSDNEIARLEEIKQEMGNIINTNAIICIYGTNMVQMFYGASDDKFSKYKAGYKLHYQAMDDAKENGYDYFNLGGVSGTLDDGLTRFKSEYHPELFEYVGDFDIVNNGFVYSLFMKGLPLLKKIKRKLKK, encoded by the coding sequence GTGGAGCTAATATTAAATGTAAATGAAAAAGAATTCAATGATTTTGTTTTAAAAAATAATCCAACAAATATCATGCAAACTTCGTATTGGGCTAAAGTTAAAGATGTTGATTGGAAACCACACTACTTAGTTTTTAAAGAAAATGGTAACATAGTAGCAAGTGCCTTATTGTTAGAGAGAAAGGCTTTTTTAAGTTATTCAATGTTTTATTGTTCACGTGGATTTATTTTAGATTATAGTAATGAAGATATTCTAGCAAGCGTAATTAAATTGAGTAAAGACTATGTTAAAAAGAATAGGGGATTTGTACTTCGTTTTGATCCTGAAATTGCTTTGTATAAAAAAGATTGTCGTACAATGGAAGTAATTGAAAATAATGAAGAAACTTTTAAAATGCTTAGTAAACATGCTAAAAGTACAGGATTGAATAAAAATATGGATAGCACCTTTCAACCACGTTTTCAAATGGTTGTTAATTTAAAAGATGGTGAATTAAAAGAAAAAGTTAAATCAAAGAAACGTCGTTTAGTTAATGATACATATTTAGAAACAAGAGGTTATCAAATCATTGATAATACATGTGTTGAAGGTGTAAAAGAATTTGCTCGTCTTTCTAAGCTAACTGAAGAAAAACAAGGTGTTGCATTAAGAAATGAAGAGTATTTTATGAAAATGTATAATGCTTTTAAAGATGATGGTTATATTAAAATATATATGGCTCAAGTAAATGTTGATGAACTAATTGAGTATAATAAAACACTAAAAGATAGTGATAATGAAATAGCTCGTCTTGAAGAAATTAAACAAGAAATGGGAAATATCATTAATACAAATGCAATTATATGTATTTATGGTACTAACATGGTTCAAATGTTTTATGGAGCTAGTGATGATAAGTTTTCTAAATATAAGGCAGGATATAAATTACATTATCAAGCAATGGATGATGCAAAAGAAAATGGTTATGATTATTTCAATCTTGGTGGTGTTTCTGGAACATTAGATGATGGATTAACTCGTTTTAAATCTGAATATCATCCAGAATTATTTGAATATGTTGGTGATTTTGATATTGTAAATAATGGTTTTGTTTATTCTTTATTTATGAAAGGATTACCTTTATTGAAAAAAATAAAGCGTAAATTAAAAAAATAA